One stretch of Thalassophryne amazonica chromosome 19, fThaAma1.1, whole genome shotgun sequence DNA includes these proteins:
- the ncmap gene encoding noncompact myelin-associated protein, with product MQDSTASPVKDTTAPSNTTAITKSKEQILIQSSGAMIAIIVIGIILILAVILIILKTYNRKMHISRVLGANGKTKSRPKTSQTTGQSNLPLSSLGIVSVSSSITDSIPDSGTGVPIPRGEENNMETNQFDTTSGSSVVTVHSIPVDNT from the exons ATGCAAGATTCCACCGCCTCACCTGTGAAAGACACCACAGCACCTTCAAACACAACTGCCATCACAAAGTCCAAAGAACAAATACTCATCCAAA GTTCTGGGGCTATGATCGCCATCATTGTCATCGGCATCATCTTAATTCTTGCTGTCATACTGATCATTCTGAAAACATATAACAg GAAGATGCATATCTCTCGAGTGCTGGGAGCCAATGGGAAAACCAAATCTCGTCCAAAGACATCACAGACCACGGGACAGAGCAACTTGCCACTGAGCAGCTTGGGAATTGTTTCTGTGTCGAGCAGCATCACGGATTCAATCCCAGACTCTGGGACTGGCGTGCCCATCCCCAGAGGGGAAGAAAACAACATGGAAACAAACCAATTCGATACGACCAGCGGATCGAGTGTGGTCACCGTGCACAGCATCCCAGTAGACAACACGTAG